The following proteins are encoded in a genomic region of Zea mays cultivar B73 chromosome 9, Zm-B73-REFERENCE-NAM-5.0, whole genome shotgun sequence:
- the LOC103639306 gene encoding protein MAIN-LIKE 1-like isoform X1, translated as MAQFHLLDPFYDESHRGRLLSEGQDLATLRSRTHNGFLDMVFDDRYTNYLRRAGLDVISYQLRRGLPTIDSAAITALVDRWRPETHSFHLPFGEMTVTLEDAQKILGLNVGGRAVTGQCDSDGWRARVEAFLGRELPAEGVERTAGVGITWLRQSFGVCPADADEATVQFYCRAWILHMFGCVLFPDATGDCASWMYIPCLTDWDTAGQYSWGSAVLSFLYRQLCEACRRTSSSSSIGGCVYLLQIWMWFRIPVGRPRVFQPRPWPWMIHGNDRLRPTYAYIWDQVAAPFARAKRAYMEYVNEFDTLSASSVTWQPYNAPEYAGMIFSVVCSSEDELYMMQCPLVCFWCVEWHLPHRVQRQFGRNQLWPVEDVPTSKELHKFDRRKQKKITDFRQHHLILVNDWESGAENVYSNDELHNNSDYRRYQAWYQGATRCKLRQQWTAEDYADIDSSDDEETEYDLTTRLGTQVEAAPILDRVGNTLRRSVEDIDRQLLTTGDSSMRSFLQRLSRRLRGAAARCGCRTTVAHDVHVPSCTDTATPSTGLGAGFDYDHDEIGPSQLEGAPSTQPLQPQDRRRHRSPQRYTPGTDALGKGKTRRR; from the exons ATGGCACAGTTCCACCTTCTCGACCCGTTCTACGACGAGAGCCACCGGGGGCGCCTTCTGTCGGAAGGCCAG GACCTAGCAACGCTTCGTTCTAGGACACACAATGGGTTCCTAGACATGGTGTTCGACGACAGGTACACTAATTACCTCAGACGAGCAGGTCTAGATGTAATATCTTACCAGTTACGACGCGGGTTGCCTACTATTGATTCGGCGGCCATTACTGCACTTGTGGACAG GTGGCGTCCTGAGACACATAGTTTTCATCTTCCTTTTGGTGAGATGACAGTCACATTAGAGGATGCACAGAAGATACTTGGACTCAATGTTGGTGGCAGAGCAGTGACAGGCCAATGTGACTCTGACGGATGGAGGGCTAGAGTTGAGGCCTTTCTTGGTAGGGAGCTTCCTGCTGAGGGCGTTGAACGGACTGCTGGAGTAGGCATCACATGGCTCCGTCAGTCTTTTGGTGTGTGCCCTGCTGATGCTGATGAGGCTACAGTCCAGTtctattgtcgagcttggatctTGCACATGTTTGGTTGTGTCCTCTTCCCAGACGCCACAGGAGACTGCGCGTCCTGGATGTACATCCCATGTCTAACCGACTGGGATACAGCTGGACAGTACAGTTGGGGCTCCGCTGTGCTTTCTTTTTTGTACCGGCAGCTTTGTGAAGCTTGCCGTCGTACGTCCTCCTCTTCGTCTATAGGCGGTTGCGTCTACCTCCTGCAGATATGGATGTG GTTTCGCATACCAGTTGGTCGACCACGTGTTTTCCAGCCTAGACCCTGGCCATGGATGATTCATGGAAATGATCGTCTTCGACCGACGTATGCTTATATTTGGGACCAAGTGGCAGCTCCTTTTGCGAGAGCTAAGAGGGCATACATGGAGTATGTTAACGAGTTTGACACCCTTTCTGCCTCTAGC GTCACATGGCAGCCATACAACGCACCTGAGTATGCTGGGATGATCTTTAGTGTAGTATGCAGCAGTGAAGATGAACTCTATATGATGCAATGTCCTTTGGTCTGTTTCTGGTGTGTTGAGTGGCACCTACCTCACAGGGTTCAGAGACAGTTTGGTAGGAACCAGCTATGGCCGGTTGAAGATGTTCCTACTTCAAAGGAGCTACACAA ATTTGACCGGCGGAAGCAAAAGAAGATAACGGACTTTCGTCAACATCATCTGATATTAGTAAATGATTGGGAATCGGGTGCTGAGAATGTATATTCCAACGATGAGTTGCACAACAATAGTGATTACAGGCGGTACCAGGCTTGGTACCAGGGTGCGACTCGTTGTAAGCTTCGCCAGCAGTGGACAGCGGAAGACTACGCCGACATTGATTCTTCAGACGATGAAGAAACGGAGTATGACCTGACCACTAGACTGGGAACCCAAGTGGAGGCGGCACCCATATTAGATCGAGTG GGTAACACATTGCGACGGTCGGTAGAGGACATTGATCGCCAACTTTTGACTACGGGCGACAGCAGCATGCGCAGCTTCTTGCAG CGTTTATCTAGGCGCCTACGTGGAGCTGCTGCTCGCTGTGGCTGCAGGACTACTGTTGCACATGACGTCCATGTACCATCGTGTACCGACACAGCAACGCCCTCCACAGGTCTTGGTGCTGGCTTCGACTACGATCACGACGAGATAGGACCTTCACAGCTTGAGGGGGCTCCTTCGACACAGCCATTACAACCACAGGATCGTAGGCGACACCGCTCTCCACAAcgttacactccaggcaccgacgctttaggcaagggtaagactaggagacGTTGA
- the LOC103639306 gene encoding serine/threonine-protein phosphatase 7 long form homolog isoform X2, producing the protein MEAMWNKIRMTVTLEDAQKILGLNVGGRAVTGQCDSDGWRARVEAFLGRELPAEGVERTAGVGITWLRQSFGVCPADADEATVQFYCRAWILHMFGCVLFPDATGDCASWMYIPCLTDWDTAGQYSWGSAVLSFLYRQLCEACRRTSSSSSIGGCVYLLQIWMWFRIPVGRPRVFQPRPWPWMIHGNDRLRPTYAYIWDQVAAPFARAKRAYMEYVNEFDTLSASSVTWQPYNAPEYAGMIFSVVCSSEDELYMMQCPLVCFWCVEWHLPHRVQRQFGRNQLWPVEDVPTSKELHKFDRRKQKKITDFRQHHLILVNDWESGAENVYSNDELHNNSDYRRYQAWYQGATRCKLRQQWTAEDYADIDSSDDEETEYDLTTRLGTQVEAAPILDRVGNTLRRSVEDIDRQLLTTGDSSMRSFLQRLSRRLRGAAARCGCRTTVAHDVHVPSCTDTATPSTGLGAGFDYDHDEIGPSQLEGAPSTQPLQPQDRRRHRSPQRYTPGTDALGKGKTRRR; encoded by the exons ATGGAGGCAATGTGGAACAAGATCCGT ATGACAGTCACATTAGAGGATGCACAGAAGATACTTGGACTCAATGTTGGTGGCAGAGCAGTGACAGGCCAATGTGACTCTGACGGATGGAGGGCTAGAGTTGAGGCCTTTCTTGGTAGGGAGCTTCCTGCTGAGGGCGTTGAACGGACTGCTGGAGTAGGCATCACATGGCTCCGTCAGTCTTTTGGTGTGTGCCCTGCTGATGCTGATGAGGCTACAGTCCAGTtctattgtcgagcttggatctTGCACATGTTTGGTTGTGTCCTCTTCCCAGACGCCACAGGAGACTGCGCGTCCTGGATGTACATCCCATGTCTAACCGACTGGGATACAGCTGGACAGTACAGTTGGGGCTCCGCTGTGCTTTCTTTTTTGTACCGGCAGCTTTGTGAAGCTTGCCGTCGTACGTCCTCCTCTTCGTCTATAGGCGGTTGCGTCTACCTCCTGCAGATATGGATGTG GTTTCGCATACCAGTTGGTCGACCACGTGTTTTCCAGCCTAGACCCTGGCCATGGATGATTCATGGAAATGATCGTCTTCGACCGACGTATGCTTATATTTGGGACCAAGTGGCAGCTCCTTTTGCGAGAGCTAAGAGGGCATACATGGAGTATGTTAACGAGTTTGACACCCTTTCTGCCTCTAGC GTCACATGGCAGCCATACAACGCACCTGAGTATGCTGGGATGATCTTTAGTGTAGTATGCAGCAGTGAAGATGAACTCTATATGATGCAATGTCCTTTGGTCTGTTTCTGGTGTGTTGAGTGGCACCTACCTCACAGGGTTCAGAGACAGTTTGGTAGGAACCAGCTATGGCCGGTTGAAGATGTTCCTACTTCAAAGGAGCTACACAA ATTTGACCGGCGGAAGCAAAAGAAGATAACGGACTTTCGTCAACATCATCTGATATTAGTAAATGATTGGGAATCGGGTGCTGAGAATGTATATTCCAACGATGAGTTGCACAACAATAGTGATTACAGGCGGTACCAGGCTTGGTACCAGGGTGCGACTCGTTGTAAGCTTCGCCAGCAGTGGACAGCGGAAGACTACGCCGACATTGATTCTTCAGACGATGAAGAAACGGAGTATGACCTGACCACTAGACTGGGAACCCAAGTGGAGGCGGCACCCATATTAGATCGAGTG GGTAACACATTGCGACGGTCGGTAGAGGACATTGATCGCCAACTTTTGACTACGGGCGACAGCAGCATGCGCAGCTTCTTGCAG CGTTTATCTAGGCGCCTACGTGGAGCTGCTGCTCGCTGTGGCTGCAGGACTACTGTTGCACATGACGTCCATGTACCATCGTGTACCGACACAGCAACGCCCTCCACAGGTCTTGGTGCTGGCTTCGACTACGATCACGACGAGATAGGACCTTCACAGCTTGAGGGGGCTCCTTCGACACAGCCATTACAACCACAGGATCGTAGGCGACACCGCTCTCCACAAcgttacactccaggcaccgacgctttaggcaagggtaagactaggagacGTTGA
- the LOC103639307 gene encoding polyadenylate-binding protein 7, translating to MNGRPASARTVSRTRRALRRLKGGGGLPVASLGPSPRRNRRVAETSSPVSPPHRSLSRAPLGSSLQVCLLLSFNMPASEMEAPASAHASAAAADDSQEDSAPTAAVAAAADEAQPAAAAVPALYVGDLHEDVAEEHLFEAFSKIGTVTSVRVCRDNATSRSLRYGYVNYFSRADAVVALDKLNHSLVLDKPIRVMWSNRDPDARRSGVGNIFVKNLSSSVDNASLQELFSKFGDVLSCKVAKNEDGTSRGYGFVQFTSQESADEAIGNLNGSLFNDRKLHVATFIKKSERSANNDDKFTNLYMKHLDDDITEELVKLKFSQFGSIVSVKIMKRPDGSSLGFGFVSFQNPESAIKAQSTMNGMLLGSKALYVARAQKKEERKQYLQRLHEEKRNEIMTRCNESNVYIKNIHDEVDDDALRARFVEFGNITSAKVMRDDKGISRGFGFVCYSTPEEAKSAVNNMRGVMFFGKPLYVAIFQRKEERKAKLQQHFAQLARMVGPANSMIPTGYPQVYFAHPSTHIPQGPPRHGFVYPPMGLSHEWRPSMFPPAPNLQQIHSPVMPNSPRHYRSNRGRMGGNMMPLPHAVHTMNYMTHPQPAKEFMSLPRQRFNHPKYFSNDVMANSLAIHQSDPVSTMNDSFSNYLASAPPAEQKNLLGNRLYPLVERHQPELASKITGMLLELDNSEVVTLLCSSEMLSVKVDECVQLLQATKPKAEDHEALHPGFMLEPRPPSVNAS from the exons ATGAACGGGCGGCCAGCCAGCGCGCGAACGGTTTCCCGCACCCGACGCGCTCTCCGCAGATTAAAAGGCGGCGGCGGCCTACCTGTGGCGTCTCTTGGCCCTAGTCCTCGCAGAAACCGTCGTGTCGCCGAAACCAGCTCGCCGGTTTCGCCTCCCCACCGTTCCTTGTCTCGCGCCCCTCTCGGCTCCAGCCTCCAGGTCTGCTTGTTGCTATCTTTCAATATGCCGGCGTCGGAGATGGAAGCGCCTGCGTCCGCGCACGCCTCGGCGGCGGCCGCTGATGACAGCCAGGAGGACTCTGCGCCCACGGCCGCGGTGGCGGCGGCCGCTGATGAGGCGCAGCCGGCCGCAGCTGCAGTACCCGCGCTGTACGTGGGCGATCTGCACGaggacgtggcggaagaacacctCTTCGAAGCTTTCAGCAAGATCGGCACTGTCACGTCCGTGCGTGTTTGCCGTGACAACGCCACAAGCAGATCTCTCCGATATGGATACGTGAATTATTTCTCTCGCGCCGACG CTGTGGTGGCTCTTGATAAGTTGAATCATAGCTTGGTTTTGGATAAGCCCATAAGGGTAATGTGGTCCAATCGGGATCCAGATGCCCGGAGAAGTGGCGTTGGTAACATTTTTGTTAAG AACCTTAGTAGTTCTGTTGACAATGCCAGCCTTCAAGAATTGTTCTCCAAGTTTGGAGACGTTTTGTCATGCAAAGTTGCAAAAAATGAGGATGGGACCAGTAGAGGATATGGGTTTGTTCAATTTACATCACAGGAGTCAGCAGATGAAGCAATTGGGAACCTCAATGGCTCCCTTTTCAATGACAGAAAATT GCATGTAGCTACGTTCATTAAGAAAAGTGAACGATCTGCAAATAATGATGATAAGTTTACTAACTTATATATGAAGCATCTAGATGATGACATAACAGAGGAACTTGTTAAATTGAAGTTCTCTCAGTTTGGTTCGATAGTCAGCGTGAAGATTATGAAGAGACCCGATGGGTCATCTTTGGGGTTTGGGTTTGTCAGTTTCCAAAACCCTGAGAGTGCTATTAAAGCACAGAGCACCATGAATGGGATGCTACTTG GATCAAAAGCCTTATACGTGGCGAGGGCTCAAAAGAAGGAGGAAAGGAAACAATATTTGCAACGCTTACATGAGGAAAAGAGAAACGAAATAATGACTAGGTGCAAT GAATCAAATGTATATATAAAAAACATTCATGACGAGGTTGATGATGATGCTCTTCGTGCTCGCTTTGTTGAATTTGGTAATATCACATCAGCAAAAGTCATGCGTGATGACAAGGGAATCAGTAGAGGCTTTGGATTTGTATGCTATAGTACCCCTGAGGAGGCAAAGAGCGCTGTAAACAACATGCGAG GTGTTATGTTTTTTGGGAAACCATTGTATGTTGCTATTTTCCaaagaaaagaggagagaaaagccaAGTTGCAGCAACATTTCGCTCAGCTTGCAAGAATGGTTGGACCTGCGAACTCTATGATCCCCACTGGATATCCACAAGTTTATTTTGCCCATCCAAGTACCCATATCCCTCAAGGTCCTCCAAGACATGGTTTTGTGTATCCACCCATGGGCCTTAGTCATGAATGGAGACCAAGTATGTTCCCCCCAGCACCAAATCTCCAGCAAATACATTCACCCGTG ATGCCAAATTCGCCAAGGCATTACAGAAGCAACCGAGGAAGGATGGGTGGGAATATGATGCCTCTTCCTCATGCAGTTCATACAATGAACTATATGACACATCCACAGCCAGCTAAAGAATTCATGTCTTTGCCTCGACAG CGATTCAATCATCCGAAGTACTTCTCAAATGATGTTATGGCCAACAGCTTGGCCATCCATCAAAGTGACCCGGTTTCAACAATGAATGATTCTTTTAGCAACTATTTGGCCTCCGCTCCACCCGCGGAACAAAAGAACTTGCTTGGGAACAGGCTCTATCCTCTTGTTGAGAGGCATCAG CCCGAACTCGCGAGCAAAATCACTgggatgctcttggagcttgacaACTCTGAAGTGGTCACGTTGCTTTGCTCGTCGGAGATGTTGTCGGTTAAGGTCGACGAGTGTGTCCAGCTGTTGCAAGCAACCAAGCCTAAGGCTGAGGATCATGAGGCACTGCACCCAGGATTCATGCTCGAGCCTCGGCCTCCTAGTGTAAATGCCAGTTGA